In Ovis aries strain OAR_USU_Benz2616 breed Rambouillet chromosome 17, ARS-UI_Ramb_v3.0, whole genome shotgun sequence, the following proteins share a genomic window:
- the SMPD4 gene encoding sphingomyelin phosphodiesterase 4 isoform X1 — MTTFRRLVAEWRPPSLKLRVPWWSSKTAAPDPASQAAMAFPHLQQPSFLLASLKADSINKPFAQRCQDLVKVIEDFPAKELHSVFPWLVESIFGSLDGVLPGWSLRWLQGRVSPVEHSVAVEFLDPGGPMMKLVYKLQAEDYKFDFPVSYLPGPVKASIQERVLPDSPLYRNKVQLPPAGGLGLYLALNPFEYYMFFFAWSLIAQKPPPGALHVRTSDCAYFILVDRYLAWFLPTEGSVLPPLSSPGGPSPSPAPRTPAMPFASYGWHHTSLLKRHVSHQTSVNADPASHEIWRSETLLQVFVEMWLHHYSLEMYQKMQAPHAKLEVLHYRLSVCSALHSPAHPSLQALHAHQEAFMPTEEHVLVVRLLLKHLHAFSNSLRPEQASPSAHSHAASPLEEFKRAAVPRLVQQKLYLFLQHCFGHWPLDASFRAVLEMWLSYLQPWRYAPERQAPGSGCQARGVSERWAPFVQENLLVYTKLFLGFLNRALRTDLVSPKNALMVFRVAKVFAQPNLAEMIQRGEQLFLEPELGVPQRQHRLFAAPSFTGSFLSSWPPAVTDASFKVKSHVYSLEGQDCKYTPMFGPEVRALVLRLAQLITRAKQTAKSLSDQSGEGAAGRPFLSWLGFYPADSNGSYAGNDLDEMGQDSVRKTDEYLEKALECLCQAFRLSEAQLAQLTLALGTTQDENGKKQLPDCIVGEDGLILTPLGRYQIVSGLRRFDVEYQGDWELQPIRSYEIASLVRALFQLSSAINRRFAGQMAALCSRADFLGSFCRYHLLEPGLSGRRLLSPVGRGHAASRSRGPRLSLRFLGSYRTLLSLLLAFSVASLFCVGPLLCALLLVLGYILYAVAMTLLTERGKLHQL; from the exons ATGACGACATTCCGGCGCCTCGTCGCCGAATGGCGGCCTCCGTCCCTGAAGCTGCGGGTTCCTTGG TGGTCCTCTAAGACGGCCGCTCCGGACCCTGCGAGTCAGGCTGCCATGGCGTTCCCCCACCTGCAGCAGCCCAGCTTCCTGCTG GCCAGCCTGAAAGCCGACTCTATAAACAAGCCCTTTGCACAGCGCTGCCAAGACTTGGTTAAAGTCATCGAGGACTTTCCAGCAAAG GAGCTGCACAGCGTCTTCCCATGGCTGGTCGAGAGCATCTTCGGCAGCCTGGACGGCGTTCTGCCTGGGTGGAGCCTGCGCTGGCTGCAGGGCCGCGTGAGCCCCGTGGAGCACAGTGTGGCCGTGGAGTTCCTGGACCCTGG AGGCCCGATGATGAAACTGGTGTATAAGCTTCAGGCCGAAGACTATAAGTTCGATTTTCCTGTCTCCTACCTGCCC GGGCCTGTGAAGGCGTCCATCCAGGAGCGTGTGCTTCCCGACAGCCCCCTGTACCGCAACAAGGTGCAGCTGCCCCCCGCCGGGGGCCTCGGCCTGTACCTGGCCCTCA ATCCCTTCGAGTACTACATGTTCTTCTTTGCCTGGAGCCTGATCGCCCAGAAG CCGCCCCCCGGGGCGCTCCACGTCCGCACCTCCGACTGCGCCTACTTCATCCTGGTGGATAGGTACCTGGCGTGGTTCCTGCCCACGGAAGGCAGCGTGCTGCCCCCGCTCTCCAGCCCGGGGGGGCCCAGCCCCTCGCCGGCTCCCAG GACGCCGGCCATGCCCTTCGCGTCCTACGGCTGGCACCACACCAGCCTCCTGAAGCGGCACGTCTCCCACCAGACGTCGGTGAACGCGGACCCCGCCTCCCACGAGATCTGGCGGTCGGAGACGCTGCTCCAG GTGTTTGTGGAAATGTGGCTCCATCATTACTCTCTGGAGATGTACCAGAAGATGCAGGCCCCTCACGCCAAG CTGGAGGTCCTGCACTACCGGCTCAGCGTCTGCAGCGCCCTCCACAGCCCCGCCCACCCCAGCCTCCAGGCCCTCCACGCCCACCAA GAGGCCTTCATGCCCACGGAGGAGCACGTGCTGGTCGTGCGGCTGCTGCTGAAGCACCTGCACGCCTTCTCCAACAGCCTGCGGCCTGAGCAGGCCTCTCCTTCCGCCCACTCCCACGCTGCCAGCCCCCTGGAGGAGTTCAAGAG GGCCGCCGTCCCGAGGCTCGTCCAGCAGAAGCTGTACCTCTTCCTGCAGCACTGCTTCGGCCACTGGCCCCTGGACGCGTCCTTCAGAGCC GTGCTGGAGATGTGGCTGAGCTACCTGCAGCCCTGGAGATATGCGCCTGAGAGGCAGGCCCCGGGCAGCGGCTGCCAGGCCCGCGGCGTGTCGGAGAGATG GGCGCCCTTCGTGCAGGAGAACCTGCTCGTCTACACCAAGCTCTTCCTGGGCTTCCTGAACCGTGCGCTGCGCACAGACCTCGTCAGCCCCAAGAACGCGCTCATGGTGTTCCGCGTGGCCAAGGTCTTCGCGCAGCCCAACCTGGCCGAGATGATCCAGCGGG GCGAGCAGCTGTTCTTGGAGCCCGAGCTCGGCGTCCCGCAGCGGCAGCACCGGCTCTTCGCAGCGCCCTCCTTCACCGGCAGCTTCCTTTCGTCATGGCCGCCGGCTGTCACCGACGCCTCCTTCAAGGTGAAGAGCCACGTGTACAGCCTGGAGGGCCAGGACTGCAAGTACACGCCGATGTTCGGACCCGAGGTCCGGGCGCTG GTCCTGCGTCTGGCGCAGCTCATCACACGGGCCAAGCAGACGGCCAAGTCCCTCTCAGACCAGAGCGGGGAGGGCGCGGCCGGCCGCCCCTTCCTGTCCTGGCTGGGCTTCTACCCCGCGGACAGCAACGGCTCCTACGCGGGCAACGACCTGGACGAGATGGGGCAGGACAGCGTCCGCAAGACGGACGAGTACCTGGAGAAGGCGCTGGAGTGCCTGTGCCAAGCCTTCCGG CTTAGCGAGGCCCAGCTCGCCCAGCTGACGCTTGCCCTGGGGACGACGCAGGACGAGAACGGGAAGAAGCAGCTCCCGGACTGCATCGTGGGCGAGGACGGGCTCATCCTCACGCCCCTGGGCCGCTACCAg ATCGTCAGCGGGCTGCGGCGCTTCGACGTCGAATACCAGGGTGACTGGGAGCTGCAGCCCATCCGGAGCTACGAGATCGCCAGCCTGGTCCGCGCGCTATTCCAGCTGTCATCCGCCATCAACCGCAGG TTCGCAGGCCAGATGGCGGCGCTGTGCTCGCGGGCTGACTTCCTGGGCAGCTTTTGCCGCTACCATCTCTTGGAGCCGGGGCTGTCAGGCCGGCGCCTGCTGAGCCCGGTGGGGCGGGGCCACGCTGCCAGCCGCTCGCGCGGCCCGCGGCTCAGCCTGCGCTTCCTGGGCAGCTACCGGACGCTGCTGTCGCTGCTGCTGGCCTTCTCGGTGGCCTCACTGTTCTGCGTGGGGCCTCTGCTCTGCGCCCTGCTCCTCGTGCTGGGCTACATCCTGTACGCCGTGGCCATGACGCTGCTGACCGAGCGTGGCAAGCTGCACCAGCTCTGA
- the LOC101108295 gene encoding LOW QUALITY PROTEIN: tubulin alpha-3 chain (The sequence of the model RefSeq protein was modified relative to this genomic sequence to represent the inferred CDS: deleted 1 base in 1 codon) — MRECISIHVGQAGVQIGNACWELYCLEHGIQPDGQMPSDKTIGGGDDSFNTFFSETGAGKHVPRAVFVDLEPTVVDEVRTGTYRQLFHPEQLITGKEDAANNYARGHYTIGKEIVDLVLDRIRKLADLCTGLQGFLIFHSFGGGTGSGFASLLMERLSVDYGKKSKLEFAIYPAPQVSTAVVEPYNSILTTHTTLEHSDCAFMVDNEAIYDICRRNLDIERPTYTNLNRLIGQIVSSITASLRFDGALNVDLTEFQTNLVPYPRIHFPLATYAPVISAEKAYHEQLSVAEITNACFEPANQMVKCDPRHGKYMACCMLYRGDVVPKDVNAAIATIKTKRTIQFVDWCPTGFKVGINYQPPTVVPGGDLAKVQRAVCMLSNTTAIAEAWARLDHKFDLMYAKRAFVHWYVGEGMEEGEFSEAREDLAALEKDYEEVGVDSVEAEAEEGEEY, encoded by the exons CGCGAGTGCATCTCCATCCACGTGGGGCAGGCGGGCGTCCAGATCGGCAACGCCTGCTGGGAGCTGTACTGCCTGGAGCACGGCATCCAGCCCGACGGCCAGATGCCCAGCGACAAGACCATCGGCGGCGGCGATGACTCCTTCAACACGTTCTTCAGCGAGACCGGGGCCGGCAAGCACGTGCCCAGGGCCGTGTTCGTGGACCTGGAGCCCACCGTGGTCG ACGAGGTGCGCACGGGGACCTACAGGCAGCTCTTCCACCCGGAGCAGCTGATCACC GGGAAGGAAGACGCGGCCAACAACTACGCCCGTGGCCACTACACCATCGGCAAGGAGATCGTCGACCTGGTCCTGGACCGCATCCGCAAACTG GCGGACCTGTGCACGGGGCTGCAGGGCTTCCTCATCTTCCACAGCTTCGGGGGCGGCACCGGCTCGGGCTTCGCGTCGCTGCTCATGGAGCGGCTCTCGGTGGACTACGGCAAGAAGTCCAAGCTGGAGTTCGCCATCTACCCGGCGCCCCAGGTCTCCACGGCCGTGGTGGAGCCCTACAACTCCATCCTGACCACGCACACGACCCTGGAGCACTCGGACTGCGCCTTCATGGTGGACAACGAGGCCATCTACGACATCTGCCGGCGCAACCTGGACATCGAGCGGCCCACGTACACCAACCTCAACCGGCTCATCGGGCAGATCGTGTCCTCCATCACAGCCTCCCTGCGCTTCGACGGCGCCCTCAACGTGGACCTGACCGAGTTCCAGACCAACCTGGTGCCCTACCCCCGCATCCACTTCCCCCTGGCCACGTACGCCCCGGTCATCTCGGCCGAGAAGGCCTACCACGAGCAGCTGTCCGTGGCCGAGATCACCAACGCCTGCTTCGAGCCGGCCAACCAGATGGTCAAGTGTGACCCTCGCCACGGCAAGTACATGGCCTGTTGCATGCTGTACCGGGGGGACGTGGTCCCCAAAGACGTCAACGCGGCCATCGCCACCATCAAGACCAAGCGCACCATCCAGTTCGTGGACTGGTGCCCGACCGGGTTCAAG GTGGGCATCAACTACCAGCCCCCCACGGTGGTCCCGGGGGGAGACCTGGCCAAGGTGCAGCGGGCCGTGTGCATGCTGAGCAACACCACGGCCATCGCCGAGGCCTGGGCCCGCCTGGACCACAAGTTCGACCTCATGTACGCCAAGCGCGCCTTCGTGCACTGGTACGTGGGGGAGGGCATGGAGGAGGGCGAGTTCTCGGAGGCCCGGGAAGACCTGGCGGCGCTGGAGAAGGATTACGAGGAGGTGGGCGTGGACTCGGTGGAGGCGGAGGCCGAGGAAGGGGAGGAGTACTGA
- the LOC101120606 gene encoding mitotic-spindle organizing protein 2 isoform X2: MAAAGAGPGPGPGAPPGLEAALQKLALRRKKVLSAEEMELFELAQAAGGAMDPDVFKILLDLLKLNVAPLAVFQMLKSMCAGQRAASDSQDPAAAPLPTPSVPETREASFLSAWSCSPPARPSFSCAPQPAASPVLLHGPAAAHSPLSPGPPGSLRFSCCLFSPFAGRNKGGGALGGGPALAERGGRDGPSQRMPRQPSASRLPKGGGPGRSPPRSGS, from the exons ATGGCGGCCGCGGGCGCGGGGCCGGGCCCCGGGCCGGGGGCGCCCCCGGGGCTGGAGGCGGCCCTGCAGAAGCTGGCGCTGCGGCGGAAGAAGGTCCTGAGCGCCGAGGAGATGGAGCTGTTCGAGCTGGCGCAGGCTGCGGGCGGCGCCATGGACCCCGACGTGTTCAA GATCCTGCTGGACCTGCTGAAGCTGAACGTGGCGCCCCTCGCCGTCTTTCAGATGCTCAAGTCCATGTGCGCCGGGCAGAGGGCGGCGAGCGACTCCCAGGACCCCGCGGCCGCGCCCCTGCCCACGCCCAGCGTGCCTGAGACCCGAG AGGCCtcctttctctctgcctggagcTGTAGCCCCCCTGCGAGGCCCTCCTTTTCCTGCGCCCCGCAGCCTGCGGCCTCTCCGGTTCTGCTCCACGGCCCAGCTGCCGCGCACTCGCCTCTCTCTCCGGGGCCCCCCGGTTCCCTCCGGTTCTCTTGCTGCCTGTTCTCTCCTTTTGCAG GGAGAAACAAAGGCGGCGGAGCCCTCGGCGGAGGCCCGGCGCTGGCAGAACGCGGCGGCCGGGACGGACCCAGCCAGAGGATGCCCCGCCAGCCCAGCGCCTCCAGGCTGCCCAAGGGGGGCGGGCCAGGGAGGAGCCCCCCGAGGAGCGGCAGCTGA
- the CCDC74B gene encoding coiled-coil domain-containing protein 74B isoform X1, whose protein sequence is MDCPKPSAPRWVPAPWVILTPSVPPGAWAHPAEGAPPTSRMQGGAPAQGAARGTRSPPEGAVSASTGQGSSGPQQGGLGHGPSRVSQSGPEQSPCLLSDLHYKLIMNQKPQKKGSTSSSSLQSNKSVSNTTVSAGSQGKAKPQPGSSKKPDWKAEGPPQPDLEETSVASLLHGSMVDKALGVQGPVKDEEADSANTVPPWAVGSQHKGMQVPGAPPSVGLPLHLRKPATLQQCEVVIRQLWNANLLQAQELQHLKSLLERSQRPRAGPEEAGPSSPRDQEALHLGATQLPKVTAKGISKKCLILSRAPVAEHAILPALKQSLKTSFAERQRRLQAVQGRRLHRSVL, encoded by the exons ATGGATTGTCCCAAGCCGAGCGCACCCAGATGGGTCCCGGCCCCCTGGGTCATCCTGACTCCCTCTGTCCCCCCCGGAGCCTGGGCCCACCCGGCAGAGGGCGCCCCGCCGACGTCACGGATGCAGGGAGGGGCTCCGGCTCAGGGAGCAGCCAGGGGCACCCGGAGTCCGCCCGAAGGAGCCGTGTCTGCGTCCACAGGGCAGGGCTCCTCAGGGCCtcagcagggaggcctgggccaCGGGCCAAGCCGTGTCTCTCAGAGTGGCCCCGAGCAGAGCCCATGCTTGCTTTCAGATCTCCACTACAAGCTCATCATGAACCAAAAGCCACAGAAGAAAG GCAGCACGTCGAGCTCCAGCCTTCAGTCCAACAAGTCCGTCTCGAACACAACAGTGTCGG CCGGCTCTCAGGGCAAGGCAAAGCCCCAGCCCGGGTCCTCTAAGAAGCCAGACTGGAAAGCTGAAGGCCCCCCGCAGCCGGACCTGGAGGAGACCTCGGTCGCCTCCCTGCTTCATGGCAGCATGGTGGACAAGGCCCTCGGGGTGCAGGGGCCTGTCAA GGATGAAGAGGCAGACAGCGCTAACACAGTGCCCCCCTGGGCGGTGGGCAGCCAGCACAAGGGCATGCAGGTGCCAGGGGCGCCCCCCTCAGTGGGCCTGCCCCTGCACCTGCGCAAGCCTGCCACACTGCAGCAGTGTGAGGTCGTCATCCGGCAGCTGTGGAACGCCAACCTCCTGCAGGCAcaggag CTGCAGCACCTCAAGTCGCTCCTGGAAAGGAGCCAGAGGCCCAGGGCCGGCCCCGAGGAGGCTGGGCCCAGCTCCCCCAG agaccaGGAGGCCCTGCACTTGGGGGCCACGCAGCTCCCCAAGGTCACCGCCAAGGGCATCTCTAAGAAATG CCTGATCCTGAGCCGGGCGCCCGTGGCAGAGCATGCCATCCTGCCGGCACTGAAGCAGAGCCTCAAGACCAGCTTCGCAGAGCGGCAGCGGCGGCTGCAGGCGGTGCAGGGCCGGCGGCTGCACCGCTCGGTGCTCTGA
- the CCDC74B gene encoding coiled-coil domain-containing protein 74B isoform X2 codes for MSAAGVAAGQRPRSSGIPGSRGTSRPRPRLPAVPQPGQLGASLGLNEAQKRVLDLEKSVQFLQRQHSETLVKLHEEIERLKRENKDLHYKLIMNQKPQKKGSTSSSSLQSNKSVSNTTVSAGSQGKAKPQPGSSKKPDWKAEGPPQPDLEETSVASLLHGSMVDKALGVQGPVKDEEADSANTVPPWAVGSQHKGMQVPGAPPSVGLPLHLRKPATLQQCEVVIRQLWNANLLQAQELQHLKSLLERSQRPRAGPEEAGPSSPRDQEALHLGATQLPKVTAKGISKKCLILSRAPVAEHAILPALKQSLKTSFAERQRRLQAVQGRRLHRSVL; via the exons ATGAGCGCGGCGGGGGTGGCGGCAGGGCAGCGGCCCCGCAGCTCGGGCATCCCGGGCTCCCGGGGCACGtcgcgcccgcgcccgcgcctgCCGGCGGTCCCCCAGCCCGGGCAGCTCGGCGCGTCGCTCGGGCTCAACGAGGCTCAGAAGCGGGTGCTGGACTTGGAGAAGAGCGTGCAGTTCCTGCAGCGCCAGCACTCGGAGACGCTGGTCAAGCTCCACGAGGAGATCGAGCGCCTGAAGCGCGAGAACAAGG ATCTCCACTACAAGCTCATCATGAACCAAAAGCCACAGAAGAAAG GCAGCACGTCGAGCTCCAGCCTTCAGTCCAACAAGTCCGTCTCGAACACAACAGTGTCGG CCGGCTCTCAGGGCAAGGCAAAGCCCCAGCCCGGGTCCTCTAAGAAGCCAGACTGGAAAGCTGAAGGCCCCCCGCAGCCGGACCTGGAGGAGACCTCGGTCGCCTCCCTGCTTCATGGCAGCATGGTGGACAAGGCCCTCGGGGTGCAGGGGCCTGTCAA GGATGAAGAGGCAGACAGCGCTAACACAGTGCCCCCCTGGGCGGTGGGCAGCCAGCACAAGGGCATGCAGGTGCCAGGGGCGCCCCCCTCAGTGGGCCTGCCCCTGCACCTGCGCAAGCCTGCCACACTGCAGCAGTGTGAGGTCGTCATCCGGCAGCTGTGGAACGCCAACCTCCTGCAGGCAcaggag CTGCAGCACCTCAAGTCGCTCCTGGAAAGGAGCCAGAGGCCCAGGGCCGGCCCCGAGGAGGCTGGGCCCAGCTCCCCCAG agaccaGGAGGCCCTGCACTTGGGGGCCACGCAGCTCCCCAAGGTCACCGCCAAGGGCATCTCTAAGAAATG CCTGATCCTGAGCCGGGCGCCCGTGGCAGAGCATGCCATCCTGCCGGCACTGAAGCAGAGCCTCAAGACCAGCTTCGCAGAGCGGCAGCGGCGGCTGCAGGCGGTGCAGGGCCGGCGGCTGCACCGCTCGGTGCTCTGA
- the LOC101120606 gene encoding mitotic-spindle organizing protein 2 isoform X1: MAAAGAGPGPGPGAPPGLEAALQKLALRRKKVLSAEEMELFELAQAAGGAMDPDVFKILLDLLKLNVAPLAVFQMLKSMCAGQRAASDSQDPAAAPLPTPSVPETRGRNKGGGALGGGPALAERGGRDGPSQRMPRQPSASRLPKGGGPGRSPPRSGS; encoded by the exons ATGGCGGCCGCGGGCGCGGGGCCGGGCCCCGGGCCGGGGGCGCCCCCGGGGCTGGAGGCGGCCCTGCAGAAGCTGGCGCTGCGGCGGAAGAAGGTCCTGAGCGCCGAGGAGATGGAGCTGTTCGAGCTGGCGCAGGCTGCGGGCGGCGCCATGGACCCCGACGTGTTCAA GATCCTGCTGGACCTGCTGAAGCTGAACGTGGCGCCCCTCGCCGTCTTTCAGATGCTCAAGTCCATGTGCGCCGGGCAGAGGGCGGCGAGCGACTCCCAGGACCCCGCGGCCGCGCCCCTGCCCACGCCCAGCGTGCCTGAGACCCGAG GGAGAAACAAAGGCGGCGGAGCCCTCGGCGGAGGCCCGGCGCTGGCAGAACGCGGCGGCCGGGACGGACCCAGCCAGAGGATGCCCCGCCAGCCCAGCGCCTCCAGGCTGCCCAAGGGGGGCGGGCCAGGGAGGAGCCCCCCGAGGAGCGGCAGCTGA
- the SMPD4 gene encoding sphingomyelin phosphodiesterase 4 isoform X2, with the protein MTTFRRLVAEWRPPSLKLRVPWWSSKTAAPDPASQAAMAFPHLQQPSFLLASLKADSINKPFAQRCQDLVKVIEDFPAKELHSVFPWLVESIFGSLDGVLPGWSLRWLQGRVSPVEHSVAVEFLDPGGPMMKLVYKLQAEDYKFDFPVSYLPGPVKASIQERVLPDSPLYRNKVQLPPAGGLGLYLALNPFEYYMFFFAWSLIAQKPPPGALHVRTSDCAYFILVDRYLAWFLPTEGSVLPPLSSPGGPSPSPAPRTPAMPFASYGWHHTSLLKRHVSHQTSVNADPASHEIWRSETLLQVFVEMWLHHYSLEMYQKMQAPHAKEAFMPTEEHVLVVRLLLKHLHAFSNSLRPEQASPSAHSHAASPLEEFKRAAVPRLVQQKLYLFLQHCFGHWPLDASFRAVLEMWLSYLQPWRYAPERQAPGSGCQARGVSERWAPFVQENLLVYTKLFLGFLNRALRTDLVSPKNALMVFRVAKVFAQPNLAEMIQRGEQLFLEPELGVPQRQHRLFAAPSFTGSFLSSWPPAVTDASFKVKSHVYSLEGQDCKYTPMFGPEVRALVLRLAQLITRAKQTAKSLSDQSGEGAAGRPFLSWLGFYPADSNGSYAGNDLDEMGQDSVRKTDEYLEKALECLCQAFRLSEAQLAQLTLALGTTQDENGKKQLPDCIVGEDGLILTPLGRYQIVSGLRRFDVEYQGDWELQPIRSYEIASLVRALFQLSSAINRRFAGQMAALCSRADFLGSFCRYHLLEPGLSGRRLLSPVGRGHAASRSRGPRLSLRFLGSYRTLLSLLLAFSVASLFCVGPLLCALLLVLGYILYAVAMTLLTERGKLHQL; encoded by the exons ATGACGACATTCCGGCGCCTCGTCGCCGAATGGCGGCCTCCGTCCCTGAAGCTGCGGGTTCCTTGG TGGTCCTCTAAGACGGCCGCTCCGGACCCTGCGAGTCAGGCTGCCATGGCGTTCCCCCACCTGCAGCAGCCCAGCTTCCTGCTG GCCAGCCTGAAAGCCGACTCTATAAACAAGCCCTTTGCACAGCGCTGCCAAGACTTGGTTAAAGTCATCGAGGACTTTCCAGCAAAG GAGCTGCACAGCGTCTTCCCATGGCTGGTCGAGAGCATCTTCGGCAGCCTGGACGGCGTTCTGCCTGGGTGGAGCCTGCGCTGGCTGCAGGGCCGCGTGAGCCCCGTGGAGCACAGTGTGGCCGTGGAGTTCCTGGACCCTGG AGGCCCGATGATGAAACTGGTGTATAAGCTTCAGGCCGAAGACTATAAGTTCGATTTTCCTGTCTCCTACCTGCCC GGGCCTGTGAAGGCGTCCATCCAGGAGCGTGTGCTTCCCGACAGCCCCCTGTACCGCAACAAGGTGCAGCTGCCCCCCGCCGGGGGCCTCGGCCTGTACCTGGCCCTCA ATCCCTTCGAGTACTACATGTTCTTCTTTGCCTGGAGCCTGATCGCCCAGAAG CCGCCCCCCGGGGCGCTCCACGTCCGCACCTCCGACTGCGCCTACTTCATCCTGGTGGATAGGTACCTGGCGTGGTTCCTGCCCACGGAAGGCAGCGTGCTGCCCCCGCTCTCCAGCCCGGGGGGGCCCAGCCCCTCGCCGGCTCCCAG GACGCCGGCCATGCCCTTCGCGTCCTACGGCTGGCACCACACCAGCCTCCTGAAGCGGCACGTCTCCCACCAGACGTCGGTGAACGCGGACCCCGCCTCCCACGAGATCTGGCGGTCGGAGACGCTGCTCCAG GTGTTTGTGGAAATGTGGCTCCATCATTACTCTCTGGAGATGTACCAGAAGATGCAGGCCCCTCACGCCAAG GAGGCCTTCATGCCCACGGAGGAGCACGTGCTGGTCGTGCGGCTGCTGCTGAAGCACCTGCACGCCTTCTCCAACAGCCTGCGGCCTGAGCAGGCCTCTCCTTCCGCCCACTCCCACGCTGCCAGCCCCCTGGAGGAGTTCAAGAG GGCCGCCGTCCCGAGGCTCGTCCAGCAGAAGCTGTACCTCTTCCTGCAGCACTGCTTCGGCCACTGGCCCCTGGACGCGTCCTTCAGAGCC GTGCTGGAGATGTGGCTGAGCTACCTGCAGCCCTGGAGATATGCGCCTGAGAGGCAGGCCCCGGGCAGCGGCTGCCAGGCCCGCGGCGTGTCGGAGAGATG GGCGCCCTTCGTGCAGGAGAACCTGCTCGTCTACACCAAGCTCTTCCTGGGCTTCCTGAACCGTGCGCTGCGCACAGACCTCGTCAGCCCCAAGAACGCGCTCATGGTGTTCCGCGTGGCCAAGGTCTTCGCGCAGCCCAACCTGGCCGAGATGATCCAGCGGG GCGAGCAGCTGTTCTTGGAGCCCGAGCTCGGCGTCCCGCAGCGGCAGCACCGGCTCTTCGCAGCGCCCTCCTTCACCGGCAGCTTCCTTTCGTCATGGCCGCCGGCTGTCACCGACGCCTCCTTCAAGGTGAAGAGCCACGTGTACAGCCTGGAGGGCCAGGACTGCAAGTACACGCCGATGTTCGGACCCGAGGTCCGGGCGCTG GTCCTGCGTCTGGCGCAGCTCATCACACGGGCCAAGCAGACGGCCAAGTCCCTCTCAGACCAGAGCGGGGAGGGCGCGGCCGGCCGCCCCTTCCTGTCCTGGCTGGGCTTCTACCCCGCGGACAGCAACGGCTCCTACGCGGGCAACGACCTGGACGAGATGGGGCAGGACAGCGTCCGCAAGACGGACGAGTACCTGGAGAAGGCGCTGGAGTGCCTGTGCCAAGCCTTCCGG CTTAGCGAGGCCCAGCTCGCCCAGCTGACGCTTGCCCTGGGGACGACGCAGGACGAGAACGGGAAGAAGCAGCTCCCGGACTGCATCGTGGGCGAGGACGGGCTCATCCTCACGCCCCTGGGCCGCTACCAg ATCGTCAGCGGGCTGCGGCGCTTCGACGTCGAATACCAGGGTGACTGGGAGCTGCAGCCCATCCGGAGCTACGAGATCGCCAGCCTGGTCCGCGCGCTATTCCAGCTGTCATCCGCCATCAACCGCAGG TTCGCAGGCCAGATGGCGGCGCTGTGCTCGCGGGCTGACTTCCTGGGCAGCTTTTGCCGCTACCATCTCTTGGAGCCGGGGCTGTCAGGCCGGCGCCTGCTGAGCCCGGTGGGGCGGGGCCACGCTGCCAGCCGCTCGCGCGGCCCGCGGCTCAGCCTGCGCTTCCTGGGCAGCTACCGGACGCTGCTGTCGCTGCTGCTGGCCTTCTCGGTGGCCTCACTGTTCTGCGTGGGGCCTCTGCTCTGCGCCCTGCTCCTCGTGCTGGGCTACATCCTGTACGCCGTGGCCATGACGCTGCTGACCGAGCGTGGCAAGCTGCACCAGCTCTGA